A stretch of DNA from Nitrospirota bacterium:
CACAATCCACAAGTAAATAAAATGGGCATAAATCTTTCTTCATTAGGTGAGGTGATCAGGCATTATTCGTTTACTGCAGGGTCACTTGAAGATGCGCTGCAGCAGATGCAGCGGCTGGGACCACAGGACGGGGACGGGCACCATGCAGCATCATGCGACATACAGGCAGGGGTATTGCTGCCGGATCTTGAAATAAGCATCATCCCGGGCAGCTCGGTGGAAGTTCCCAATGTGCCGGCGGAGATGCGGTGGTCTGCCTCTGCACGGATTACACAGGCAACTCTGGGATACAGTGTAAATTTTCTCTTCCCTCAGTGGTCCAATGTGGAAGGTTTATCACATCCTGTTCAAAATGAATGGCAGCGCTATATTCGGTGCCTCCTGTCTCACGAACGCGGTCATCTCAGGGTTGCGATGCCTGTCCTAAGGAGATATCTGAGCTACTATCAGGATTTAAGCACCGCAGGCGCAGGCCGGACAAGACTGGCGGCCGAGGAGATAGCCAGAAGGGATTTACGGAATCAGATTCCTGCTGTCTTCAGTTTATTTGCCCATGATACCCAGCAGGCAAGTGACCTCTATGATCAAAGAACGCGCCACGGGAGAACTCAGGGCGCCCAATTGAGAACCAATCCCGCAAGGGGCAGCCGCCATTAAAGATATACATA
This window harbors:
- a CDS encoding DUF922 domain-containing protein, which encodes MHVYCIVVDKVWRYFRHNPQVNKMGINLSSLGEVIRHYSFTAGSLEDALQQMQRLGPQDGDGHHAASCDIQAGVLLPDLEISIIPGSSVEVPNVPAEMRWSASARITQATLGYSVNFLFPQWSNVEGLSHPVQNEWQRYIRCLLSHERGHLRVAMPVLRRYLSYYQDLSTAGAGRTRLAAEEIARRDLRNQIPAVFSLFAHDTQQASDLYDQRTRHGRTQGAQLRTNPARGSRH